Genomic DNA from Pseudomonadota bacterium:
ACGCTCGAATCGTTGGCGAGCGAAGGCCTCGTTGAGGCAAAAGAGGATGTCATGCGGCGCATCCGGATATGCGATTCGCTCGCTGATGCGCTCCAAGGCGTCGACTATGTCCAAGAGAGCGTGATTGAGGAAGTCGAGACCAAGCGTGCGGTTTTTCGCGAACTCGACCGCGCGGCGCCGCCCGGCGCAATCATCGCCAGCTCGGTATCGTCGATCCCGCCTTCCGAATTCATGGCCAATCTCGCCGGTGGCGCGCGTTGCATCGTTGCCCATCCGGTCAATCCACCGCATCTCATTCCGGTGGTAGAAGTGATGCTCGGTCCAGCGACCAGCGAGGAAACCTTCGAAGCCTGCTGCACACTCCTGAGCGGTATTGGCCAGGTGCCGGTGCGGCTCAATAAGGAAATTTTCGGCTATGTGCTAAACCGCCTGCAATTCGCGCTCATCAACGAGGCGCTGCATCTGGTCGATGGCGGCTATGTCTCGGCCGAGGATGTCGACAGCATCGTCAAATACGGCCTCGGCCGGCGCTGGGCGTTCATGGGGCCGTTCGAGACCAATCATCTCAATGCGACCGGCGGCATCGCCGAGTATTACGAAAAATTTCAAGGTGCCATCGGCGGCATCATCGGCGACCTACACCGCGAGCCACACCCGTTGAACCCGGAGCTGATCGCCCGCTTGGCGGTCGAGATGGAGCACACCACGCCGGTGGCAGAGGTGCCGGCCCGCCAGAAATGGCGCGACCGCCAACTGATGGGTCTGACCCGGCATTTCGGCGATATGCGCCCGGCGCCCGATTAGCGCATGCGGAGTTGTGTGCACTTTCCAAGCGTCTTATTTTGAGCGATTCTTAAATGACTGAAATTGATGACGGAATTCGCTATGTCCCGGCGCATTCATCTTGATGCTGTTGGTGGCGTCGCCGGCGATATGTTCGTCGCCGCTTTGCTCGACGCCCATCCCAGCGAAGCAGACGGCGCGCTGGCGGCTATCCGTGCCGCCGGCCTGCCACAATTGATCGATCTCCGCGTCCTGGCGCACCATGATCACACGCTTAACGGAACACGCTTTGACGTCGCACTGCCGGCCGAAGATGGCGGCGAGCAACACACGCATTTCCGCGCGCTTCGCACCCGCCTCAGCGCAGCCGAATTGCCGGACGGCACGCGCGATCGGGCGCAAGATATTTTCGCTCGCCTCGCTGTGGCCGAAGGCGCAGTGCATGGCGTCGACCCGGAAGATGTAGCGTTTCACGAGGTCGGCGCCTGGGATTCGATCGCCGATATCGTTGGCGCCGCGCATCTCATCAACCAACGCGGAGACGCGCGCTGGTCGGTTTCCTCTCTGCCGATGGGTGCGGGCCGCGTGAACAGCGCGCATGGCGAATTGCCGCTGCCGGCGCCCGCCGTGGTCGAGCTTCTAAAGGGCTTCACCCTGCATGACGATGGCCGCAAAGGTGAGCGCATCACGCCAACCGGCGCCGCCATTCTTGCCCATCTCGGCCCGGAACAGGGCGGCGTGCACCCACCGGAGCGCCTGGCCGGAAGCGGCATCGGCTTTGGCACCAAGGACTTTCCCGGCATCAGTAA
This window encodes:
- a CDS encoding LarC family nickel insertion protein, whose protein sequence is MSRRIHLDAVGGVAGDMFVAALLDAHPSEADGALAAIRAAGLPQLIDLRVLAHHDHTLNGTRFDVALPAEDGGEQHTHFRALRTRLSAAELPDGTRDRAQDIFARLAVAEGAVHGVDPEDVAFHEVGAWDSIADIVGAAHLINQRGDARWSVSSLPMGAGRVNSAHGELPLPAPAVVELLKGFTLHDDGRKGERITPTGAAILAHLGPEQGGVHPPERLAGSGIGFGTKDFPGISNVLRVLEFESTGGSIAEDQVVVLRFEIDDQSPEDLAAGLDNLRALDGVLDVVHMPVFGKKGRIAAQIQLLARPDAREAVTAACFNETTTLGLRWEVSRRAVLARELVRGVKLVTRPTGVATAKMEINQVAAGDGGHAGRMARRRAAEDAALQRKERDD
- a CDS encoding 3-hydroxyacyl-CoA dehydrogenase, whose amino-acid sequence is MAQKIACIGVGNLGRAWAAIFARAGHEVALYDSQLGALEAALPAIESTLESLASEGLVEAKEDVMRRIRICDSLADALQGVDYVQESVIEEVETKRAVFRELDRAAPPGAIIASSVSSIPPSEFMANLAGGARCIVAHPVNPPHLIPVVEVMLGPATSEETFEACCTLLSGIGQVPVRLNKEIFGYVLNRLQFALINEALHLVDGGYVSAEDVDSIVKYGLGRRWAFMGPFETNHLNATGGIAEYYEKFQGAIGGIIGDLHREPHPLNPELIARLAVEMEHTTPVAEVPARQKWRDRQLMGLTRHFGDMRPAPD